The proteins below come from a single Chitinophaga pinensis DSM 2588 genomic window:
- a CDS encoding arylsulfatase, giving the protein MDRKKMLRVMLTGCALLTTILTQGQTHKPNIIFILADDLGYGNISAYNSKSPVKTPNIDRLGQEGIQFKNFYSGNTVCAPSRCALLTGKHMGHAYIRGNTRLPLRAEDSTLAQLLQGNGYRTGMFGKWGLGESGTTGSPEIKGFDTFFGYLNQQHAHNYYTDYLFEVKEGQISRVPRDTNVYSQDEILQHALSFINDNKDKPFFLFLPFTLPHAELAPPATDMQAFLNADGSSKLGPETPYERKNGTYRSQENPHAAFAAMVTKLDRNVGEISALIKQLGLDDNTYIFFTSDNGPHREGGADPIYFDSNGPLKGIKRDLYEGGIRVPLLVRAPGKVSAGQVSTIPWAFWDVLPTLSDITHSPVLSGIDGLSYTKALNGTKPARQHDHFYWQFNEGGLQEALLKDDWKLIRFKKRGTPERFELYHLSEDIGEEHDLATKYPQKVKALSGLMLQSKMPAENPEFDWSATEQ; this is encoded by the coding sequence ATGGACCGGAAGAAAATGCTGCGCGTCATGCTTACAGGATGCGCGTTACTGACTACTATCCTGACCCAGGGACAGACCCATAAACCCAATATTATCTTCATTCTGGCTGACGATCTGGGATATGGTAATATCAGCGCTTATAACAGCAAAAGCCCTGTTAAAACGCCTAATATTGACAGACTGGGGCAGGAGGGAATTCAATTCAAGAACTTCTATTCCGGTAATACCGTTTGTGCGCCTTCCCGTTGTGCCCTGCTCACCGGAAAGCATATGGGACATGCCTATATCAGGGGGAATACACGCCTTCCCTTACGTGCGGAGGACAGTACCCTGGCGCAGCTGCTGCAAGGGAACGGTTACCGTACCGGTATGTTTGGCAAATGGGGATTGGGAGAATCCGGTACGACAGGCTCCCCGGAGATCAAAGGTTTTGATACCTTCTTTGGTTATCTGAATCAGCAACATGCACATAACTACTATACAGACTATCTCTTTGAAGTAAAGGAAGGACAGATCAGCCGTGTACCCAGGGACACGAATGTCTATTCCCAGGATGAGATCCTGCAACATGCGCTGTCTTTCATCAATGACAATAAAGACAAGCCTTTTTTCCTTTTCCTGCCATTTACCCTGCCACATGCAGAACTTGCGCCGCCAGCTACTGATATGCAAGCCTTCCTCAATGCCGATGGCAGCAGTAAGTTAGGTCCGGAAACGCCTTATGAGCGTAAGAACGGGACCTATCGCAGTCAGGAAAATCCACATGCAGCATTCGCAGCGATGGTCACGAAACTGGACAGGAACGTAGGGGAGATCAGCGCACTGATAAAACAACTTGGTCTTGACGACAATACTTATATCTTCTTTACAAGCGATAACGGTCCGCATAGAGAAGGTGGTGCAGACCCCATTTATTTTGACAGTAATGGCCCCCTAAAAGGCATTAAACGCGATCTCTATGAAGGAGGTATCAGAGTACCCCTGCTCGTGAGAGCGCCGGGTAAAGTGTCCGCAGGACAGGTTAGCACCATTCCATGGGCGTTCTGGGATGTATTGCCCACTTTGAGTGATATTACGCATTCCCCTGTTTTATCCGGAATAGATGGCTTATCTTACACAAAAGCGCTGAACGGAACGAAACCCGCAAGGCAGCATGATCACTTCTATTGGCAGTTTAATGAAGGCGGATTACAGGAAGCATTGCTGAAAGACGACTGGAAACTGATCCGCTTTAAAAAACGTGGCACACCCGAACGTTTTGAACTGTACCATCTATCCGAAGACATAGGAGAAGAACATGACCTGGCCACAAAATACCCACAGAAAGTGAAAGCGCTCTCCGGACTGATGCTGCAATCCAAAATGCCGGCGGAGAACCCTGAGTTTGACTGGTCGGCTACCGAACAATAA